tgatgtgttttatcctgtttgctttgtgtgtttagtccgaccagctagccagcagtctgaccacaaccacaggattaagttccagacctagcggtgtttgtgagttcatttgtttacttttgaatattagtattcaattgtttttaaatcacaaatcgcactaagtatgaaacttagccaaggaagatccactgaaacgagctatctattgggcaacaataggactgtgtgatcaccggtgttaatgaactagatgagaggtaaatattataagcatacatattgagattaggttttaagccagatgcttataaagcggcttaaacctaatgggtagtcctgaggtggcagtgatttaagttccggcccagcaaccctatacagagtcaagatggctgtgatacatatgtatacagcacatcctgtattaaacaagagttgtgcatatgcattatatataagatagcattataacgtaatcaggattagggtttcatttggattgaggactggtaatatttttatatatcgatattttgtctatatgcgattttggtatttaactgtaaacctatctactcactcagaaatatttatatttctgactccgttgttgtttatcattttcaggtacctagctaccgggtctggtcgagcttccatccttttccatcagggaagcttattctgttgttatgtaaataacactttaaactcttagatgctgcaatagtgtatataggtttgatatgcctgtggccacgtcatggttcctctgtctatatactctgataggaacctgactttgtctagctctaataagtggctacttaataggcatatggtgttgtatggtgtcccctacgggtgggccaagcttcgcgtctttggtctgcaaagacactgtgtgtagttttagctggccttacgtttgtgtgcctgctgtgcatgtttttaaatatgtttgatataacgctttgaaaaggaaagtgttctatatattttattaaacatattgttcgggtgcgcggttagaaacagggctgcctgcgaggcaaggcacgtgagccaagtccctgtaccaccgcaccggttttcagaaatgcgcgtgggtcagaataactagggttattcaaccagcattcttgaaagcgcgatatcgcctatatgaatattttcagaatgtgttttccgcactaaacggaaaaatgttttaacgatgtttttctgaaaacgggtcgtacgcgaggtacgatctagatttatatatatttatatttaggaggcgaaaaatttatagaggttttaggcttgctacgggtttcggaacaaccattcccattccctagcgccggtctcggctcgagtttcgaggcggaaatcgggtcgtgacaccagTGAACCGGCCGGGGCACTCGATGAAAGGGAAAAACACTGAGCAAGTACGAGAAACTGGTCCCGCTCCACTTTATTAAAAACAAGGACATataccaaataaataattatctaaaTTGGAATTTTGAACATAAAAATTCCACTGACCTGTAAAAAGTGTAATCCTTGGAGATGCGATAATACATCGAATGATAAATGATTACAAGTGACGGAGATACACGATTTAAATACCGAAAAAtccaatatttaaaaattgaatcgaGGATAACTGGAAAGGAAGTTTTCAGTCATTGACTTGAATATATTGTAGAACTCTACTCAACGGAATATGGAGGTACTTATGGCCAATCGGGCCAATCTCGTTAAAGTCTCACCTATTGAATTtctaaatttgttaaataatctgATTTGACCCCGcacttgataaatatataaacctTGAACCCCGATCCGTGTCCACCTGCCACTCGAAACATTTTAGAAGAATTTGTGTACGGAGAGGTTcaatgtttatgtatttattaagttcaggggtcaaatcggattatttaataagttcaaGAGTTCGATAAGTAAGATGTTCAGTTTAGagcactactagaaaactgtcgattagcgacggattttagcgacggatttcaaatccgtcgctaaaatcagatttagcgacggatttagcgacggattttaaatccgtcgctaaatccttaaaaaaattggcgggattcatcccgccaattttttttcacttttagcgacggatttcaaaatccgtcactaaaagtgttacatttagcgacggatttcagaatccgtcgctaaatgcttacttttagcgacggttttcagaatccgtcgctaaaagtattaattctattaaaaaataattatttatttaaaaatatttatttgttaaaaaatatttatttattaataaaatatttatttattaaacgatatttatttattaataaattaattatttattaaagaattaattatgtataaaaaataattatttattaaaaaaataaatatttatgaaaaaataattattttataatgaggCTGTTAATTGCGGGAGTAAATATTCGttcattttagttatatttaaatataatatacatagatatgtATCAAGAATTTGAGCTGGATAAGATGGAGTTACGCGCGGAGGAACTAGAAGGTTAAAGAGGTTTGACTGAGAGCAATTGAaagatgggtgacctactgggaagtttgcGAAAATTGTCGGAGGATGATGATAGGTGACCTATCGCGGGTGGGTGGGTGACCGTGGGCtatagattaaataatattttatttttagctttaattaaaaaaattaatttttttatttttttttaaaaaaaaaaattagtgacggattaaaatccgtcgctaaattttttaaaatccgtcgctaattttttcttTCCGTAGCTAAATGATTTAGCGACCaggaatttagcgacggatttaatccgtcgctaatgccatttagcgacggatttatgccatttagcgacggaaaaatccgtcgctaaatgacatATTTCTAGTAGTGGAGGTTTAATGTGAAAAAGGATACGAGTTCAGATgtcaaactatatattcagCCTATATATAATGACTTGTAAGGATACGAATATTAttggtattaaaaatatttgtaccggtattatttatttcaatgATCTATcatatatgaatgtaattgacAAATAGATTACACTATGTGTTTATATTCTGCTGACACTAAATTCTTTCAGTTTCTGTAGTACTATGAGAAATACATTTCATAGAAAAGAGAAGCATGCAAAACGACAACTTTAATCAATATGAAAAAGTTActactagtactatatatatctTGGTCTTTTCATATATTTTGGTCTTATCAATACTCCAAGGATTACATGTTCAAGATCTTGGTCTAATCACATCTCCAAGGGGTATTGGAGTAGCTACTAAATGTTCATGGCcttaattaaacaaatcatTAATTACTTAGCACTTTACTAATAGAGTCAATACCCCCGTCCCCCGCCcccaaacaatttttttaaaaagatttatgaaaattaggCTTAATCATTGAAAATTAATACTCCATCTTTACCAACGAACTATAGCTTAATCATTGAAAATtaatcctcccacaagcgctcccccctccccaattatcaaaaaaaaaaaaaatactccatctttcgattttttttatgatccaaattttcaaaatcatcaattttatctcatttttaaattttcagtttaattgtagtcatttatttaaattggagcagcaaaaaatttaaatatgtcattcatatttaaaattcttgatgcatgctaaaaagaaaaattataacaatataaatcaataaaatgggcacatttaaatttttttcccactctaatttgaacaaatgattaaaactaaaactgaaaatttaaaGAATTGACTAAAGCTtacgattttaaaagtttagccataaaaaaatttaaaaatggggTAGTTTTACGACTAAGCCTAAAAACTAAGGATTAatcatgtaaaaataaaattgttattttttattttttttatcatttgttatttttaaatataagcaaaacttttaaatttagtaaTGTTAAACTATATTTAAagttaacaataaaataacttaatCTCGGTAAATATGAAGCGATGTATTAAAATAtgtagttattaaattttatgaataaaCTATACAgataaaatagaattttaaatatatatacactattttGTTTTAGGTTTGTTATAAAATATCCTcactttttgcatttttttatttaaacactaTTTAAAAATCATGGCACTgtatatttcaactttttattttgtgGCATATATTGCGTAAGTGCCTTATATGACATCGTTTTGATCATTCAAACGGCCAAACACGACATTATTTTTACGGAAAGTAACgtataaaatacaaatcggacatagaaatgaaaagtttaaagaaaTTGGGATGAGAGAAGAGACGTTTTTTAAATTGTGATTATCTTTTTCTTTCGTCATATGTATATTGgaattaaattattgtttattttttaaattaataaactactaaaataaagaaaattgattaaatctataataaaggaaaatagttaattttttgGATTATTATGTCATATAAACTAATGACATCCATATTAATTTTGTtagcatatatatataatatatgtgtgtgtgtataaCCGTAACATTCGCAGCATAAGAAATGGAAGAATAGATAAGAAAATGTCGAAATTTTATTCATCATCTAATTAAGAAAGCACACAATCTTATACAACAATcgtaattaaataaattcaatcTGATTAATAAATCTTCATTACACCCCAATTCCTTGTCCAGCCCTTTTTTTTCCTCATTTCTTGAAATTTATATAACACTatacataaataaatatgtattacttattattatgatttaatttatacCAGAACAAATCGTTGCGATTTGGTTTGGTGCATGGTCTAATTAATCAATTGAACTGTAAATTAACTGTACAGTCCAAGTCAATTTAGCACATGCTTCTCTATATAAACATTAATCAATTATtcacaaacaaaaattaatccaatcatttcccAAAGCAATTAACATAAGCACAACACAAACACATGCAGACACCAATTTAAAGATAAAGACTATTACCATGATCATGAATTATATCACCACCGCCATCACCATCACCATCACCATCACCAtcaccatcaccatcatcattaTCACCTGTTTCTTGATCTTGAATTTCAAATGGTGGGCTTGGACAGTTTCTATTAAGAAGCTCTTCAATCATTTGCAGTGCAATTCTTTGTTCTTCATCCATTTCTGTTCTTAATTCCGGTTTCCCTTTCAATATTGTCTCCGATGATGATTCAGGTAACGGCGATACTGTACTCTCAGAAACCCGATGATGAGTTCTCTCTCCAAGTTGCACTGTCATGACCCAATTCGAATCGGACTTTTTTCCGGCTCTTTTTTGCCATACCCCGATGTGGGAATTCTCATTGTCAAGCCTTAGACACGTCATCGACGGCGACGGAGTCTTGCTGCACTTTCGAAGCTTCGCATGGAGAATTTCCGATAAACCATTTGATGTGGAAGAAGTTGAAGAACTAGTATTATCAGACTCAGCAGATTTAGAGTCTCCGTTTGATGTTTGAGTAATCGGAAAGTTCGTTTTTGCGTTACGTCCGCTCATCAATATTGCAGCTTGATCGTAAGCTTTTGCTGCCTCTTCTGCTGTTTCAAATGTTCCGAGCCAAATTCTTCTCTTTCTGtagaatatatattaatatatgaaaaatatggGAAAAGGAAttggaaaaaataaatagaGATTTAAGAATATTACAGCAAAGGGTGTCGAATTTCGGACACCCAAGAACCCCAGTGTCGCTGCCTGACTCCTCGGAACTTCTTTGATTGCACCATTGACAGAAAGTACAGAAATGATCAGAGAAGAAGACAGAGAGTGAATAGAAAAAGTACGTAAAATGTCggcaaaattaaaataaaagagagagaaagattTGTACGAAAGGAAAGGCTCACGCACATAAAAACTATACATTATAATTTAGCTTTGTTTCTGGTGgttctttataaattaatgaaaGTTTCCAATATGTTACCTACCAAAATTAATTAACTGGGGTTTCTTCTCTGTACCGT
This region of Mercurialis annua linkage group LG1-X, ddMerAnnu1.2, whole genome shotgun sequence genomic DNA includes:
- the LOC126664510 gene encoding ethylene-responsive transcription factor WIN1-like, whose translation is MVQSKKFRGVRQRHWGSWVSEIRHPLLKRRIWLGTFETAEEAAKAYDQAAILMSGRNAKTNFPITQTSNGDSKSAESDNTSSSTSSTSNGLSEILHAKLRKCSKTPSPSMTCLRLDNENSHIGVWQKRAGKKSDSNWVMTVQLGERTHHRVSESTVSPLPESSSETILKGKPELRTEMDEEQRIALQMIEELLNRNCPSPPFEIQDQETGDNDDGDGDGDGDGDGDGGGDIIHDHGNSLYL